The Ignavibacteriales bacterium genome contains the following window.
CGCAAATATGTAGAGCAAAAAGATAGGAAGCTATACGCGCTCTCTTTAGGAATGGAAGTGAACAAACTGTTAACGACTTATTTCCCACATATTTTCAATGTAAAATTTACGGCGAAAATGGAAGAAGAACTCGACACAATCGCATCAGGAAAGTATAGTTACAAAAAAGTGATGGACGATTTTTATATACCATTCCATGAATCATTGGAAAAGGTGAGTAAGAAAACCACAGCTATAAAAAAATCTTTGCAAGAAGAAACTGAAGAAATATGTGAATTATGCGGAAAACCGTTGTTGATCAAATGGGGAAGAAACGGCAGATTTATGGCGTGTGTTGGTTATCCCGCTTGTAAAAATACCAAACCATTGCCCGAGGATAGAGAAAAAGTACAACATCTTGCGGGAATAAAGTGCGAACTTTGCGGCGGAGATATGCTGGTTCGCTCGAGTCGGTTTGGGACATTCCTTGGCTGTTCGAATTATCCGAAATGCAGTAACACAAAACCTATATCGATGGGAATAAAGTGTCCGAAATGTAAAAAGGGTGATATCATCGAAAGAAAGACGAAAAGGAAAAGAACATTTTACGGTTGTTCTCAATATCCTGAATGTGATTTTGCCTCTTGGGATAAACCGCTGGATCAACCTTGCGAGACTTGCGGTTCACTTTATGTAGTTGTGAAATATTCAGAGAAGCGTGGAGAATATATTAAATGTCCTTCATGCAAAGCAGAGATGACAAAAGTAGAGTCAGTTGTAGAGGCAAGCTAGTTTAAATATATGCAGGAATTATTTGAACAATATTTAAGGTATCTAAGCAGTGAGCGGAATTATTCACCGCATACCATTGCAGCGTATCAAGACGACTTAACGCATTTCATCGGATATCTTAGAGAATCTTGGTCAGAAAATAAAATTGATCCGACGAATATCAATCAAACGACAATTAGAAATTATTTGGGGAATATTGTAGAAAGCGGATTGGGAAATCGTACCATTGCACGGAAGTTATCTGCAATTCGCTCGTTCTTGAAGTATCTGGTCAAACTTAATAAAATTACGACAAATCCTTGTGCAAATATTATTACGCCAAAACTTCCGAAGAAATTACCTTTGTATTTAGACGAACAAGCGATAATGCGCATGATGGAATTGCCTGATATTTCAACAAATACGGGTCAGCGAGATCGAGCCATACTCGAATTATTTTACAGCACGGGTATGCGGTTTGGTGAATTGATTTCGTTGAAGACGACCGATATTGATTTTAAAAATAACACGGTGAAGGTTTTGGGAAAGGGGCGGAAGCATAGGATTATTCCAATTGGAAGTAAAGCTAAAGAGGCGATTAAGAGATATCTTACCATTCGGGAATCATTCTATACGAAACACACAGACGATCTGTCCAGAAAATTATTATTTCTCTCCCCGCGCGGTAAAATGTATTCAGTAAAGTCGCGCGGTGTTTATGATATCGTGAATAAATATATCGGCCTGGTTTCCGAGATCGAAAGAAAGAGCCCGCATATTCTAAGACATTCATTCGCAACTCATCTCTTGAACCGAGGTGCCGATCTTCGGGCAGTTAAAGAATTACTAGGGCATGAAAATCTTTCAACAACGCAGCTATACACACATGTAACTGTTGATAGGTTGAAGCGTATATACGAAAAAGCACATCCAAAAGCGTAATATTAACAGAAAGGAGATATTATGGAAGTACATTTTACAGCAAGGAAATTTAAGGCACACGATACATTGAAAGATCATGCGCTCAATTCGGTGAAAGCGCTTGAGAAATATTACGACGGAATAATGCGAGGTGATGTTATTTTAAGTTATGAACGCACGGCGAATAGTTTGAAATCCGCAGAGATAAATCTCCATGTCCATGGATCTATCCTTTCTGCTGAAGAAAAATCGGAAGATTTCGATAAGTCGATTGAACTGGCTATAGGCAAATTGGAGCGACAGTTATCGAAGTATAAAACAAAAGTTAGAAAGAAAAATAAAAAAACATTACGCCGCGTTAAAGAAACTTTGCCTGAATCGGAGAATGAATAATGAGTTTCAAGCAAGGTACTGAAACGATCAAGGAAGAAATCTCCGTCGAATTTTTATATCATACGAATAAAGACCGGCTGAAACTTGAAGCGTTAACAGGAGAAGTTGGTTTCGATCGGTCGATCAAAGATAAGAATATTCATCGGCCGGGATTGGCATTAGCTGGTTATGTTCAACTCTTCAGATTCGACCGGGTTCAGGTTTGCGGTAACACCGAGATGCGCTATCTGTCGCAGATTGATCCGAAGCAACGTGAAGATACACTTAATACGATTTTTCAGTTCAAAGTTCCGTGTTTAATTATTACGAATGATAATGAGGTTGACGAACTCTTCCTTCGGATAGCGCGTGAACATGGTGTAGCAGTTTTCAAAACACCATTCGAAACGACAAAACTTGTTTATTTCCTCAGCGATTTCTTGGATGATCAGTTCGCACCTCAGACAGCTATTCATGGATCGTTTGTAGATGTGTACGGAATCGGATTACTGCTTGTCGGTCGTTCCGGTATCGGTAAAAGTGAAATCGCTCTCGATCTTGTTGAAAGGGGACATCGGCTTGTCGCGGATGATATCGTAATGGTAACGAGGAAAGGCGAAGGAATATTGATGGGAGCCGGCACCGATCTTGTAAAACATTTTATGGAGATACGAGGACTCGGATTGATCGATGTTAGGAGTATGTTCGGGATCAGGGCTATCCGATTTCAAAAACGAGTAGAAGTTGTTGTTGAGTTGATGGATTGGGATCCAAGCGCAGATTATACACGCACCGGTCTTGATGA
Protein-coding sequences here:
- a CDS encoding tyrosine recombinase, translated to MQELFEQYLRYLSSERNYSPHTIAAYQDDLTHFIGYLRESWSENKIDPTNINQTTIRNYLGNIVESGLGNRTIARKLSAIRSFLKYLVKLNKITTNPCANIITPKLPKKLPLYLDEQAIMRMMELPDISTNTGQRDRAILELFYSTGMRFGELISLKTTDIDFKNNTVKVLGKGRKHRIIPIGSKAKEAIKRYLTIRESFYTKHTDDLSRKLLFLSPRGKMYSVKSRGVYDIVNKYIGLVSEIERKSPHILRHSFATHLLNRGADLRAVKELLGHENLSTTQLYTHVTVDRLKRIYEKAHPKA
- the raiA gene encoding ribosome-associated translation inhibitor RaiA, whose translation is MEVHFTARKFKAHDTLKDHALNSVKALEKYYDGIMRGDVILSYERTANSLKSAEINLHVHGSILSAEEKSEDFDKSIELAIGKLERQLSKYKTKVRKKNKKTLRRVKETLPESENE
- a CDS encoding HPr kinase/phosphorylase, whose protein sequence is MSFKQGTETIKEEISVEFLYHTNKDRLKLEALTGEVGFDRSIKDKNIHRPGLALAGYVQLFRFDRVQVCGNTEMRYLSQIDPKQREDTLNTIFQFKVPCLIITNDNEVDELFLRIAREHGVAVFKTPFETTKLVYFLSDFLDDQFAPQTAIHGSFVDVYGIGLLLVGRSGIGKSEIALDLVERGHRLVADDIVMVTRKGEGILMGAGTDLVKHFMEIRGLGLIDVRSMFGIRAIRFQKRVEVVVELMDWDPSADYTRTGLDEEGISLLDVQVLGIKLPIFPGKNVTVICEVIALNYLLKHYGYDAAKEFAKRLEAVISEKSKQIGERRVDYFEHDFE